One genomic segment of Panulirus ornatus isolate Po-2019 chromosome 3, ASM3632096v1, whole genome shotgun sequence includes these proteins:
- the LOC139759865 gene encoding uncharacterized protein, whose translation MIYRTEGGKWEMFDTSSNELIAVLSLASESMYPIGRHNWTLTESMCGIDRLDEIKLSLSICKNSEFTCSNGDCIPKEKRCDTKNDCVDFSDEEHCEMLLLARGYRSERPPSIASETVHLNTEVQILRFTDISDVRRVINMELIIETAWRDARPKYLNLQNALELNRLSRQDAGRLWRPEYKFPNVQNGDINILSDYICLRRISRPQPGDFNDVRMDTVYTGDAAILVRKQHMSGSFVCSFDVFYYPFDTQQCSLLVQGGLRQRGPSGLLLVSVASGVPGGTQLTHLRRQQVPVEGDDLEQQPDPLQRPSGDV comes from the exons ATGATCTACAGAACAGAAGGAGGCAAGTGGGAAATGTTTGACACGAGTAGTAACGAACTCATCGCTGTCTTGTCTCTCGCCTCTGAGAGCATGTACCCCATCGGCCGACATAACTGGACACTTACGGAATCAATGTGTGGTATTGATCGTCTAGATGAGATAAAGCTGAGCCTCTCCATCTGTAAGAACTCCGAGTTTACGTGTTCGAACGGAGACTGCATCCCCAAGGAGAAGAGATGTGACACAAAGAATGACTGCGTTGACTTCTCCGACGAAGAGCATTGCGAGATGTTGCTCCTGGCCAGAGGCTACAGAAGCGAGCGACCTCCCAGCATCGCCTCCGAGACCGTCCATCTCAACACCGAGGTCCAGATCCTACGATTCACGGACATCAGCGACGTGCGTCGAGTCATCAACATGGAACTGATTATCGAGACGGCATGGAGAGATGCGAGACCCAAGTATCTGAATCTACAGAATGCCCTCGAGTTAAACCGGTTGTCGAGGCAGGACGCTGGCAGACTGTGGCGCCCAGAGTACAAGTTCCCCAACGTCCAGAACGGCGACATAAACATCCTCAGCGATTACATTTGCCTGCGGAGGATCTCCAGGCCGCAGCCTGGCGACTTCAACGATGTAAGGATGG ACACCGTCTACACAGGTGACGCTGCCATCTTGGTCAGGAAACAACATATGAG TGGCAGCTTCGTGTGTTCCTTCGATGTCTTCTACTACCCGTTCGACACCCAGCAGTGCTCCCTGCTGGTACAAGGTGGCCTCCGTCAGCGAGGACCTAGTGGCCTTCTCCTCGTCTCTGTCGCGAGTGGTGTGCCTGGAGGAACCCAGCTTACCCACCTACGTCGTCAGCAAGTGCCTGTCGAAGGTGACGACCTGGAGCAACAACCAGACCCGCTACAGCGTCCTTCAG GTGACGTTTGA